In Acidimicrobiales bacterium, a single window of DNA contains:
- a CDS encoding acyl-CoA dehydrogenase family protein — translation MSSTMTAGFDHRLDPELEELRRLVERFAHEVIAPQIGAFYEREEFPYEIVRRLGELGVFGIPFPEEFGGMGGDLFGLSLALEELARVDTSVAITVEAAVDLGAMAIHRYGSDAQRAEWLPRLCSGEMLAGFGLTEPDGGSDAGALRTRAERVGDDWVINGAKSFITNSGTSITGCVVVAALTGGGGERAGISTILIPAGTPGFDVGKSYSKVGWGATDTHELAFTDCRVPVENLIGVEGRGYAQFLQILDEGRVAIAAICTGLAQGCLDEAVRYAGERVAFGQPIGQFEGIQFKLADMDARAHTARLAYWQAASKALRGEPFKREAAIAKLVGSEAAMQNARDATQIFGGYGFMNESPVGRFYRDAKALEIGEGTSEILRLLIARELGLSTPLGRSEG, via the coding sequence ATGAGCTCGACAATGACGGCCGGTTTCGACCACCGCCTCGACCCGGAGCTCGAGGAGCTGCGGCGCCTCGTCGAGCGCTTCGCGCACGAGGTCATCGCCCCGCAGATCGGCGCGTTCTACGAGCGCGAGGAGTTCCCCTACGAGATCGTCCGCCGCCTCGGTGAGCTCGGGGTCTTCGGGATCCCCTTCCCCGAGGAGTTCGGCGGCATGGGGGGCGACCTGTTCGGCCTCTCGCTCGCGCTCGAGGAGCTCGCCCGCGTCGATACCTCGGTGGCGATCACCGTCGAGGCCGCGGTCGACCTCGGCGCGATGGCGATCCACCGCTACGGCAGCGACGCCCAGCGCGCGGAGTGGCTGCCGCGCCTGTGCTCAGGCGAGATGCTCGCCGGCTTCGGCCTCACCGAGCCCGACGGCGGCTCGGACGCCGGCGCGCTACGGACGCGCGCCGAGCGCGTCGGCGACGACTGGGTGATCAACGGCGCGAAGTCCTTCATCACCAACTCGGGGACCTCGATCACCGGCTGTGTCGTCGTCGCCGCGCTGACCGGCGGCGGCGGGGAGCGCGCCGGGATCTCGACGATCCTCATCCCCGCGGGCACGCCCGGCTTTGACGTCGGGAAGTCCTACTCCAAGGTCGGCTGGGGGGCGACCGACACCCACGAGCTCGCCTTCACCGACTGCCGGGTCCCCGTCGAGAACCTGATCGGCGTCGAGGGGCGGGGCTACGCGCAGTTCCTGCAGATCCTCGACGAGGGGCGGGTGGCGATCGCCGCGATCTGCACCGGCCTCGCGCAGGGGTGCCTCGACGAGGCGGTCCGCTACGCCGGCGAGCGCGTCGCCTTCGGGCAGCCGATCGGCCAGTTCGAGGGCATCCAGTTCAAGCTCGCCGACATGGACGCCCGCGCCCACACCGCCCGCCTCGCCTACTGGCAGGCCGCCTCCAAGGCGCTGCGCGGGGAGCCCTTCAAGCGGGAGGCCGCGATCGCGAAGCTCGTCGGCTCGGAGGCGGCGATGCAGAACGCGCGCGACGCGACGCAGATCTTCGGGGGCTACGGCTTCATGAACGAGTCGCCGGTCGGCCGCTTCTACCGGGACGCGAAGGCGCTCGAGATCGGCGAGGGGACGAGCGAGATCCTGCGCCTGCTGATTGCCCGCGAGCTCGGCCTCTCGACGCCGCTCGGCCGTAGCGAGGGCTGA
- a CDS encoding biotin carboxylase N-terminal domain-containing protein — MAFDSLLVANRGEIARRVLHAARSLGLGTVAVFSAADRRSAHVREADRAFCLGPAPAADSYLSVEAVMAAVEASGAGAVHPGYGFLAEHAELARACERRGVVFVGPTSSVIEEMGRKDEARRRAVALGVPVVPGLEGSADELAARAAGEVGLPLLVKAVAGGGGKAMRVVRAEAELTGALAAAGREARAAFGDEALFVERFVEGARHVEVQILADEHGGLVHLFERDCSVQRRHQKVVEEAPATFVGEGVLTGLRAAALRLAGAIGYRGAGTVEFLVRGDEFFFLEMNTRLQVEHRVTEALCGVDLVALQLLVALGRHLPFTQEEVVASGHAIEARVYAEDPAAGYLPQAGRARLVRWPSGVLVDEALASGDVVTSDYDPMLAKLVAHGPTREAARLGLLAALDETAIIGLGSNLSQLYEIVSGAAFAAGRVDTTWLEREGPTGGAPFEEGALLAAAWAAAAGEEDDGPLRRDGWRLAGAPAPLRLELSDGTAAHEVRIDRGAGRAEVAGKSFTLASLPSADGLVRLEIDGEVRNFVVEERGALIAVSERGRVQVFGPVAGAEELGPPADGEVRSPVPGTLSSLAVGPGDAVECGDAVASVESMKTELTLRASVGGKVTEVLAAVGEHVALDQLVALIEPGEAP, encoded by the coding sequence GTGGCCTTCGACTCGCTCCTCGTCGCCAACCGCGGCGAGATCGCGCGCCGCGTCCTGCATGCCGCCCGCTCGCTCGGCCTCGGCACGGTCGCGGTCTTCTCGGCCGCCGATCGTCGCTCCGCGCACGTGCGCGAGGCCGACCGGGCCTTCTGCCTCGGCCCCGCCCCGGCGGCCGACTCCTACCTCTCGGTGGAGGCGGTGATGGCCGCGGTCGAGGCCTCCGGGGCGGGGGCAGTCCACCCCGGCTACGGCTTTCTCGCCGAGCACGCGGAGCTGGCGCGCGCCTGTGAGCGGCGCGGCGTGGTCTTCGTCGGCCCCACCTCGTCGGTGATCGAGGAGATGGGGCGAAAGGACGAGGCCCGCCGGCGCGCCGTCGCGCTCGGCGTGCCGGTCGTCCCGGGGCTCGAAGGGTCGGCCGACGAGCTGGCGGCGCGCGCCGCGGGCGAGGTCGGCCTCCCACTGCTCGTGAAGGCCGTCGCCGGCGGCGGCGGGAAGGCGATGCGCGTCGTGCGCGCCGAGGCCGAGCTCACCGGCGCGCTCGCCGCCGCCGGACGAGAGGCGCGGGCGGCCTTCGGCGACGAAGCGCTCTTCGTCGAGCGATTCGTTGAAGGGGCGCGTCACGTCGAGGTGCAGATCCTCGCCGACGAGCACGGAGGCCTCGTCCACCTCTTCGAGCGCGACTGCTCGGTGCAGCGCCGCCACCAGAAGGTCGTGGAGGAGGCGCCGGCCACCTTCGTCGGCGAGGGCGTGCTCACGGGGCTGCGGGCGGCGGCGCTCCGCCTCGCGGGGGCGATCGGCTACCGGGGTGCGGGGACCGTCGAGTTCCTCGTGCGCGGTGATGAGTTCTTCTTCCTCGAGATGAACACCCGGCTGCAGGTCGAGCACCGCGTCACCGAGGCGCTCTGCGGTGTTGACCTCGTCGCCCTGCAGCTGCTCGTCGCCCTCGGCCGCCACCTCCCCTTCACCCAGGAGGAGGTGGTGGCGAGCGGGCACGCCATCGAGGCCCGCGTCTACGCCGAGGACCCGGCGGCCGGCTACCTCCCCCAGGCGGGGCGCGCCCGCCTCGTCCGCTGGCCGTCGGGCGTCCTCGTCGACGAGGCGCTCGCCTCGGGCGACGTCGTCACCTCGGACTACGACCCGATGCTCGCGAAGCTCGTCGCGCACGGACCGACGCGCGAGGCCGCCCGCCTCGGCCTCCTCGCGGCGCTCGACGAGACGGCGATCATCGGCCTCGGCAGCAACCTCTCCCAGCTCTACGAAATCGTCAGCGGCGCGGCCTTCGCGGCCGGGCGCGTCGACACCACCTGGCTGGAGCGCGAGGGACCGACCGGTGGCGCCCCCTTTGAGGAGGGCGCCCTGCTCGCTGCCGCCTGGGCGGCTGCCGCCGGCGAGGAGGACGACGGTCCGCTCCGCCGCGACGGCTGGCGCCTCGCCGGCGCGCCAGCGCCGCTGCGCCTCGAGCTCTCCGACGGCACCGCGGCACACGAGGTGCGCATCGACCGCGGCGCCGGTCGCGCCGAGGTCGCCGGGAAGAGCTTCACACTGGCGTCGCTCCCCTCTGCCGACGGTCTCGTTCGCCTCGAGATCGACGGGGAGGTGCGGAACTTCGTGGTCGAGGAGCGGGGCGCGCTGATCGCCGTCTCGGAGCGGGGGCGCGTCCAGGTGTTCGGTCCCGTCGCGGGCGCAGAGGAGCTCGGCCCGCCCGCCGACGGCGAGGTGCGCTCGCCGGTGCCCGGCACACTGAGCTCGCTCGCCGTCGGCCCTGGCGACGCGGTCGAGTGCGGCGACGCAGTCGCCAGCGTCGAGTCGATGAAGACCGAGCTGACGCTGCGCGCGAGCGTCGGCGGGAAGGTCACCGAGGTGCTCGCCGCGGTCGGCGAGCACGTCGCGCTCGATCAGCTCGTCGCGCTGATCGAGCCGGGAGAGGCGCCCTGA
- a CDS encoding MBL fold metallo-hydrolase, whose amino-acid sequence MTLHYEDAALEVHRLVVGPVDNNVFVLRCKQSGEAMLIDAANEHEKLLELCQGLGVRRVVETHGHWDHIQAVPAIRDAGYEVAVTAADAGMLPSYDLLLEDDAVLEVGRLRVRTIHTPGHTPGSMCFLVEGAPLLFSGDTLFPGGPGNTSNAYGNFPEIIESIERRLFAALAADTLVLPGHGLDTTLAAEEPHLDEWIARGW is encoded by the coding sequence GTGACACTTCACTACGAGGACGCCGCGCTCGAGGTCCACCGCCTCGTCGTCGGCCCGGTCGACAACAACGTCTTCGTGCTGCGCTGCAAACAGAGCGGCGAGGCGATGCTGATCGACGCCGCGAACGAGCACGAGAAGCTCCTCGAACTCTGCCAGGGCCTCGGCGTCCGCAGGGTCGTCGAGACGCACGGCCACTGGGACCACATCCAGGCCGTGCCGGCGATCCGCGATGCCGGCTACGAGGTCGCCGTCACCGCGGCCGACGCCGGGATGCTCCCCTCCTACGACCTGCTGCTCGAGGATGACGCGGTGCTCGAGGTCGGGCGGCTGCGGGTGCGCACGATCCACACCCCCGGGCACACGCCGGGCTCGATGTGCTTCCTCGTCGAGGGCGCACCGCTGCTGTTCTCCGGCGACACGCTCTTCCCGGGCGGACCGGGGAACACCTCCAACGCCTACGGGAACTTTCCCGAGATCATCGAGTCGATCGAGCGCCGCCTCTTCGCTGCGCTCGCCGCCGACACCCTCGTCCTCCCCGGCCACGGCCTCGACACCACCCTCGCAGCCGAGGAGCCGCATCTCGACGAGTGGATCGCGCGCGGCTGGTGA
- a CDS encoding Lrp/AsnC family transcriptional regulator: protein MTTMELDDLDRRLLLALGARPRAGMLELSRSLGVARNTAQARLDRLTAAGVVTGFGPDLDLAALGYQVTAFTTLEISQGRSGDVLEHLRSIPEVAEVHRTTGAGDLLCRIVATSNDHLALLLDRILEVHGIARTTTAIALDTPLPSRSLQLLAAQTADAAATG, encoded by the coding sequence ATGACCACCATGGAGCTCGACGACCTCGACCGGCGCCTCCTCCTCGCCCTCGGGGCGCGGCCGCGCGCCGGGATGCTCGAGCTCTCACGATCCCTCGGTGTCGCCCGCAACACCGCGCAGGCCCGCCTCGACCGCCTCACCGCTGCCGGGGTGGTGACCGGTTTCGGCCCCGACCTCGACCTCGCCGCCCTCGGCTACCAGGTCACCGCCTTCACCACGCTCGAGATCTCCCAGGGGCGCTCCGGCGACGTGCTGGAGCACCTGCGCTCGATCCCCGAGGTCGCCGAGGTGCACCGCACGACCGGTGCGGGTGACCTCCTCTGCCGGATCGTCGCCACCAGCAACGACCACCTCGCGCTGCTCCTCGACCGCATCCTCGAGGTACACGGGATCGCGCGCACGACGACCGCGATCGCCCTCGACACGCCCCTTCCGAGCCGCTCGCTGCAGCTCCTCGCGGCGCAGACGGCGGACGCCGCGGCGACCGGCTGA
- a CDS encoding SUF system NifU family Fe-S cluster assembly protein: MAELDELYREIILDHYRSPRNRGALESPPAHRAEGFNPLCGDEIVVYVEVADGVVANVATDGQGCSISQSSASLMSAAVKGRPLSEVRRLMAAVRAMFAVDGADESGDDQAALHAEDLGELAAMQGVVKFPARVKCATLSWTTLARSLDEADEGGEAPAR; this comes from the coding sequence ATGGCCGAGCTCGACGAGCTGTACCGGGAGATCATCCTCGACCACTACCGCTCGCCGCGGAACCGCGGCGCGCTCGAGAGCCCGCCCGCGCACCGCGCCGAGGGCTTCAACCCGCTGTGCGGCGACGAGATCGTCGTCTACGTCGAGGTCGCCGATGGCGTGGTCGCCAACGTCGCGACCGACGGCCAGGGCTGCTCGATCAGCCAGTCCTCCGCCTCGCTGATGTCGGCCGCGGTGAAGGGGAGGCCGCTCTCCGAGGTCCGGCGGCTGATGGCCGCCGTGCGCGCGATGTTCGCCGTCGACGGCGCCGACGAGAGCGGGGACGACCAGGCGGCGCTTCATGCCGAGGACCTCGGGGAGCTCGCCGCGATGCAGGGTGTGGTGAAGTTCCCCGCCCGGGTGAAGTGCGCGACCTTGTCCTGGACGACCCTCGCCCGCAGTCTCGACGAGGCCGATGAGGGCGGAGAGGCGCCCGCGCGCTGA
- a CDS encoding carboxyl transferase domain-containing protein, whose amino-acid sequence MSREAAAPATASLRALSEELGRLAAVVREGGGEEARRRHLERGKLLVRERIDRLLDPGSPFLELSLFAGHELYDEPVPAGGIVTGIGRVSGRDCMVVANDATVKGGSYYPITVKKHLRAQQIAGENRLPCLYLVDSGGAYLPLQDQVFPDREHFGRIFYNQARLSARGVAQLSAVLGSSTAGGAYVPAMSDESVIVREQGTIFLGGPPLVRAATGEVVSAEELGGGDTHARRSGVVDHLAADDAAALGKLREIVATLAPPEHPWLEAHSAEEPAEDPAELYDLVPADVRQPYDPRLVIRRIVDGSRFSEFKELWGESIVCGFARIFGYPVGILANNGVLFSESALKATHFIELCNQRRRPLVFLQNIAGFMVGRDYESRGIAKDGAKLVTAVACSAMPKFTVIVGGSFGAGNYAMAGRAYDPRFVFMWPNARISVMGGEQAATVLSLVGGAGEGAADEERAEATRAEYERQGSPYYASARLWDDGVIDPLDTRRVLGIGLELASRVAPEPSPYGVFRM is encoded by the coding sequence ATGAGCCGCGAAGCCGCTGCTCCGGCGACTGCCTCGCTGCGCGCGCTCAGCGAGGAGCTCGGGCGTCTCGCGGCGGTCGTCCGCGAGGGCGGCGGCGAGGAGGCGCGCCGGCGCCACCTCGAGCGCGGGAAGCTGCTCGTGCGCGAGCGGATCGACCGCCTGCTCGACCCCGGCAGCCCCTTCCTCGAGCTCTCGCTCTTCGCCGGTCACGAGCTCTACGACGAGCCGGTGCCGGCGGGAGGGATCGTCACCGGCATCGGCCGCGTGTCGGGGCGCGACTGCATGGTGGTGGCCAACGACGCGACGGTGAAGGGCGGCTCGTACTACCCGATCACGGTGAAGAAGCACCTGCGTGCCCAGCAGATCGCCGGCGAGAATCGCCTGCCGTGCCTCTACCTCGTGGACTCCGGGGGCGCCTACCTACCCCTCCAGGACCAGGTCTTCCCCGACCGCGAGCACTTCGGCCGGATCTTCTACAACCAGGCGCGCCTCTCGGCGCGTGGCGTCGCCCAGCTCTCGGCGGTGCTCGGCTCCTCGACGGCGGGGGGCGCCTACGTCCCGGCGATGAGCGACGAGAGCGTGATCGTGCGCGAGCAGGGGACGATCTTCCTCGGCGGCCCGCCGCTCGTGCGCGCCGCTACGGGGGAGGTCGTGAGCGCGGAGGAGCTCGGCGGCGGCGACACCCACGCCCGCCGTTCGGGGGTCGTCGACCACCTCGCCGCGGACGACGCCGCCGCGCTCGGCAAGCTCCGTGAGATCGTCGCCACCCTCGCGCCGCCCGAGCACCCCTGGTTGGAGGCGCACTCGGCCGAGGAGCCGGCCGAGGATCCGGCCGAGCTCTACGACCTCGTCCCCGCCGACGTCCGCCAGCCCTACGACCCGCGGCTCGTCATCAGAAGGATCGTCGACGGCTCGCGCTTTTCTGAGTTCAAGGAGCTGTGGGGGGAGAGCATCGTCTGCGGCTTCGCCCGCATCTTCGGCTACCCCGTCGGGATCCTCGCCAACAACGGGGTGCTCTTCAGCGAGTCCGCCTTGAAGGCGACGCACTTCATCGAGCTCTGCAACCAGCGCCGGCGACCGCTCGTCTTCCTGCAGAACATCGCCGGGTTCATGGTCGGCCGCGACTACGAGTCGCGGGGGATCGCGAAGGACGGCGCGAAGCTCGTCACCGCGGTCGCCTGCTCGGCGATGCCGAAGTTCACCGTGATCGTCGGTGGCTCCTTCGGCGCCGGCAACTACGCGATGGCCGGACGCGCCTACGACCCGCGCTTCGTCTTCATGTGGCCGAACGCCCGCATCTCGGTGATGGGGGGCGAGCAGGCGGCGACGGTGCTCTCCCTCGTCGGTGGCGCCGGCGAGGGTGCCGCCGACGAGGAGCGGGCGGAGGCGACCCGCGCCGAGTACGAACGGCAGGGCTCGCCGTACTACGCGAGCGCCCGCCTGTGGGACGACGGCGTGATCGACCCGCTCGACACCCGTCGCGTCCTCGGCATCGGCCTCGAGCTCGCCTCGCGGGTCGCGCCCGAGCCGAGCCCCTACGGCGTGTTCCGGATGTAG
- a CDS encoding hydroxymethylglutaryl-CoA lyase gives MRHPPRVTAAGLPARVRIHEVGARDGLQNEPRPVPLALKLELLDRLADCGLSDLEVTSLVRPDRVPQLADAEQLLRRLERRDDVRYSVLVPNRRGLERALALGVAEVAVFASATESFANANLGRSRAESMAEIRALAGEALAAGLALRGYVSMCFGDPWEGEVAEEEVVKVVDELFAVGCAEVSLGDTIGVATPGQVKHLLGALGAAGHAPAALAVHFHDTFGQALANTFSALEEGIEVVDSSVAGLGGCPFAGSATGNLATEDLLWQLEGLGIATGVDLEGLVRTADWVCRALGREERSRTLRALEQEVRG, from the coding sequence ATGCGGCACCCGCCGCGCGTCACGGCCGCCGGCCTGCCGGCGCGGGTCCGCATCCACGAGGTCGGGGCCCGTGACGGGCTGCAGAACGAGCCGCGCCCGGTCCCGCTCGCCCTCAAGCTCGAGCTCCTCGATCGCCTCGCCGACTGCGGCCTCAGCGACCTCGAGGTGACGAGCCTCGTCCGCCCCGATCGGGTGCCGCAGCTGGCCGACGCCGAGCAGCTCCTCCGCCGCCTGGAGCGGCGCGACGACGTCCGCTACTCGGTGCTCGTCCCCAACCGCCGCGGCCTCGAGCGGGCGCTCGCGCTCGGGGTCGCCGAGGTCGCCGTCTTCGCGAGCGCCACCGAGTCCTTCGCCAACGCCAACCTCGGCCGGTCGCGCGCCGAGTCGATGGCGGAGATCCGCGCGCTCGCCGGGGAGGCCCTCGCCGCGGGGCTCGCGCTCCGTGGCTACGTCTCGATGTGCTTCGGCGACCCCTGGGAGGGCGAGGTGGCCGAGGAGGAGGTCGTGAAGGTGGTCGACGAGCTGTTCGCGGTGGGCTGCGCGGAGGTGAGCCTCGGGGACACGATCGGCGTGGCGACGCCGGGGCAGGTGAAGCACCTGCTCGGCGCCCTCGGGGCGGCGGGCCACGCCCCGGCTGCCCTCGCGGTGCACTTCCACGACACCTTCGGCCAGGCGCTGGCCAACACCTTCTCGGCGCTCGAGGAGGGCATCGAGGTGGTCGACTCCTCCGTCGCCGGCCTCGGCGGCTGCCCCTTCGCCGGCAGCGCGACGGGCAACCTCGCCACCGAGGACCTGCTGTGGCAGCTCGAGGGCCTCGGGATCGCGACCGGCGTCGACCTCGAGGGGCTCGTGCGCACCGCCGATTGGGTATGTCGTGCCCTGGGCAGGGAGGAGCGCTCCCGGACCCTCCGGGCACTTGAGCAGGAGGTACGGGGATGA
- a CDS encoding dehydrogenase E1 component subunit alpha/beta, whose amino-acid sequence MTRSTEERRSPSTAIFPVAEVLEDLRRALVSRFLDERELTLQKQGRVFFQVSAAGHEALQLALARALRPGVDWVFPYYRDRTLALALGVTPEEMLLQAVGSSADPASGGRQMPCHFSSPALHIATTSSPTTSQCLPAVGCAEASRYLNAHGPLAACSATPDEITVTTLGDGACSEGEFWEALNTACTLRLPLLFVVEDNGFAISVPASEQSPGPITALTSGWPGLHRIDVDGTDYFAAREAIAYAVSDTRAGNGPWLIRGRTTRPYSHSAADTQSKYRGPEELAEEAERDPIARLEAALLEMGAITEEGLTALRAEAFATVAAAATAVLAAPRPDPAGITEQLTALPPPSAAAPGPRPSRREGAHEDEVMMGEAIRRALGELMEGDERIRLFGEDVADARVELLERVEGKGGVFGTTLGLQRRFGVDRCFNTPLAEANIVGRAVGQALRGLHPAPEIQFFDYVWPAMQQIRSEAATIRWRSNGAFHCPLVLRIPIGGYLTGGAIWHSQCGESIFTHIPGLLVAFPSRAEDAVGLLRTAFSLEDPVLFLEHKHLLRQRYTRDPYPEAGFAVPFGKARLCRPGRDLTIVTYGATVEKSLQAAALLAGEGTEVEVLDLRTLSPWDQEAVAESAARTSRVLVVHEDTLTSGFGAEIAAWVGQHCFTDLDAPVTRLAARDTWVSYEPELERATLPQTEGIAAAARELLGF is encoded by the coding sequence ATGACCCGCTCGACCGAAGAGCGCCGCAGCCCGAGCACGGCGATCTTCCCCGTCGCCGAGGTGCTCGAGGACCTGCGGCGCGCCCTCGTCTCGCGCTTCCTCGACGAGCGCGAGCTCACCCTGCAGAAGCAGGGGCGGGTCTTCTTCCAGGTCTCCGCCGCCGGCCACGAGGCGCTGCAGCTCGCGCTCGCGCGGGCGCTGCGCCCCGGGGTCGACTGGGTCTTCCCCTACTACCGCGACCGCACCCTCGCCCTCGCCCTCGGCGTCACGCCCGAGGAGATGCTCCTGCAGGCGGTCGGCTCCTCGGCCGACCCCGCCTCGGGGGGCCGGCAGATGCCCTGTCACTTCAGCTCGCCCGCGCTGCACATCGCGACGACCTCGAGCCCGACGACGAGCCAGTGCCTTCCCGCCGTCGGCTGCGCCGAGGCCTCCCGCTACCTGAACGCGCACGGGCCGCTCGCCGCCTGCAGCGCCACGCCGGACGAGATCACCGTCACCACCCTCGGCGACGGCGCCTGCTCGGAGGGCGAGTTTTGGGAGGCCCTCAACACCGCCTGCACGTTGCGCCTCCCGCTGCTGTTCGTCGTCGAGGACAACGGCTTCGCGATCTCGGTGCCGGCGAGCGAGCAGTCACCGGGGCCAATCACCGCGCTCACCTCGGGCTGGCCGGGGCTGCACCGCATCGACGTCGACGGGACCGACTACTTCGCGGCCCGCGAGGCGATCGCCTACGCGGTCTCCGACACGCGCGCGGGGAACGGCCCGTGGCTCATCCGGGGGCGCACCACCCGCCCTTACTCGCACTCCGCCGCCGACACGCAGTCCAAGTACCGCGGTCCCGAGGAGCTCGCCGAGGAGGCCGAACGCGACCCCATCGCCCGCCTCGAGGCGGCGCTCCTCGAGATGGGCGCGATCACCGAGGAGGGGCTGACGGCGCTGCGCGCGGAGGCTTTCGCGACCGTCGCCGCGGCCGCCACCGCGGTGCTCGCCGCACCCCGTCCGGACCCCGCCGGCATCACGGAGCAGCTCACCGCCCTCCCCCCACCGTCCGCCGCCGCGCCGGGGCCCCGCCCCTCGCGCCGCGAGGGGGCGCACGAGGACGAGGTGATGATGGGGGAGGCGATCCGACGGGCCCTCGGCGAGCTGATGGAGGGCGACGAGCGGATCCGTCTCTTCGGCGAGGACGTAGCCGACGCGCGCGTCGAGCTCCTGGAGCGCGTCGAGGGAAAGGGGGGCGTCTTCGGGACGACCCTCGGCCTGCAGCGCCGCTTCGGCGTCGACCGCTGCTTCAACACCCCCCTCGCCGAGGCGAACATCGTCGGGCGCGCCGTCGGCCAGGCGCTGCGCGGCCTGCACCCGGCGCCCGAGATCCAGTTCTTCGACTACGTCTGGCCGGCGATGCAGCAGATCCGCTCCGAGGCGGCGACGATCCGCTGGCGCTCGAACGGCGCCTTCCACTGCCCCCTCGTGCTGCGTATCCCGATCGGCGGCTACCTGACGGGTGGCGCGATCTGGCACTCGCAGTGCGGCGAGTCGATCTTCACGCACATCCCGGGGCTGCTCGTCGCCTTTCCGTCGCGCGCCGAGGACGCCGTCGGGCTGCTGCGGACGGCCTTCTCGCTCGAGGACCCGGTGCTCTTCCTCGAGCACAAGCACCTCCTCCGGCAGCGCTACACCCGCGACCCCTACCCCGAGGCGGGCTTCGCCGTCCCCTTCGGAAAGGCGCGGCTCTGCCGGCCGGGGCGCGACCTCACGATCGTCACCTACGGGGCGACGGTCGAGAAGTCCCTGCAGGCCGCGGCGCTCCTCGCCGGGGAGGGCACCGAGGTCGAGGTCCTCGACCTCCGCACGCTCTCCCCCTGGGACCAAGAGGCGGTCGCCGAGTCGGCGGCGCGCACCAGCCGGGTCCTCGTCGTCCACGAGGACACGCTGACGAGCGGCTTCGGCGCGGAGATCGCGGCGTGGGTCGGCCAGCACTGCTTCACCGACCTCGACGCCCCCGTGACGCGCCTCGCGGCACGCGACACCTGGGTGAGCTACGAGCCCGAGCTCGAGCGGGCGACCCTCCCCCAGACCGAAGGGATCGCCGCCGCGGCACGCGAGCTGCTCGGCTTCTGA
- a CDS encoding SufS family cysteine desulfurase produces MSRVEEHVAALDVARIRADFPILERHPGERPLVYLDSAASAQRPRAVLRAMDDYYETTHANVHRGVYAIAEEATRRYEAARVAAGRLIGAPDPSHEIVFTKNVTEAINLVAHTWARKELREGDVIVLSEAEHHANLVPWLMLKEERGIELRYLGLRDDFTLDTDDLETLLDGARLLAVTAASNVLGTIVDLPPLVEAAHRHGALVLVDGAQIVPHRRVDVAALDLDFFGYTSHKALGPTGIGVLWARRALLEEMPPFLGGGEMISDVRLDGFTPNEVPWKFEAGTPPIAEAIGLAAAISYLEEVGIERITSHEGALTAYAFAELTEHHPELVIYGPPPDPARRGGVISFSFGEIHPHDVAQVLDQHGVCVRAGHHCAKPLMRRLNVTATTRASLYLYNDEGDVDALVSALGAVREMFG; encoded by the coding sequence ATGAGCCGGGTCGAGGAGCACGTAGCGGCCCTCGACGTGGCGAGGATCCGCGCCGACTTCCCGATCCTCGAGCGCCACCCCGGCGAGCGCCCACTCGTCTACCTCGACTCCGCGGCCTCCGCGCAGCGCCCACGCGCCGTGCTGCGGGCGATGGACGACTACTACGAGACGACGCACGCCAACGTGCACCGCGGCGTGTACGCGATCGCCGAGGAGGCGACGCGGCGCTACGAGGCCGCCCGAGTCGCCGCCGGCCGGCTGATCGGCGCCCCCGACCCCAGCCACGAGATCGTCTTCACCAAGAACGTCACCGAGGCGATCAACCTCGTCGCCCACACCTGGGCCCGCAAGGAGCTCCGCGAGGGCGACGTGATCGTCCTCTCCGAGGCGGAGCACCACGCCAACCTCGTCCCCTGGCTGATGCTGAAGGAGGAGCGCGGGATCGAGCTCCGCTACCTCGGCCTGCGCGACGACTTCACGCTCGACACCGACGACCTCGAGACCCTCCTCGACGGGGCCCGCCTGCTCGCGGTGACCGCTGCCTCGAACGTGCTCGGGACGATCGTCGACCTGCCGCCGCTCGTCGAGGCCGCGCACCGCCACGGTGCCCTCGTGCTCGTCGACGGCGCGCAGATCGTCCCCCACCGCCGCGTCGACGTCGCCGCCCTCGACCTCGACTTCTTCGGCTACACCAGCCACAAGGCGCTCGGGCCGACGGGGATCGGCGTCCTCTGGGCGCGGCGCGCCCTGCTCGAGGAGATGCCCCCCTTCCTCGGGGGCGGGGAGATGATCTCCGACGTCCGCCTGGACGGCTTCACCCCGAACGAGGTGCCCTGGAAGTTCGAGGCCGGAACCCCGCCGATCGCCGAGGCGATCGGCCTCGCCGCCGCGATCAGCTACCTCGAGGAGGTTGGGATCGAGCGGATCACCTCCCACGAGGGGGCCCTCACCGCCTACGCCTTCGCCGAGCTCACCGAGCACCACCCCGAGCTCGTCATCTACGGCCCTCCCCCCGACCCGGCGCGCCGCGGCGGGGTGATCTCGTTCTCCTTCGGGGAGATCCACCCCCACGACGTCGCGCAGGTGCTCGACCAGCACGGCGTCTGCGTGCGCGCCGGCCACCACTGCGCGAAGCCGCTGATGCGGCGCCTCAACGTGACGGCGACGACGCGCGCCTCGCTCTACCTCTACAACGACGAGGGCGACGTCGACGCCCTCGTCTCCGCGCTCGGCGCGGTGCGGGAGATGTTCGGGTAG